ATAcgtcaaagaaaaataaaaatcacatttattaaaataaacataacatAATATCTTTACAATTGACTTTCAACCATATAGAGCATCACAAATTTCAATGTACTCTAATATATGTGGTGACAAAGTTGTCAATTTTCATTCAACACATCCCAACTTAAACTATTGAAATGATACTTGATTATAACTCTAAAGTATTTAAGACTTCATCATAAACTTTGGTTGTAATTTGCTTTCTATCACTTTAAATTTATTCTGCACAAAATTAAGTGACTCTGCAGTATGAAGATATGATGAATCGATTAAACAAATGTGAGCACAATTTATATTACacagaattaattttttttggtgaGACATTTGTTAGTCATTGTATTAGTTGGTTACTAATAGAAGGTTGGTTAGAAGTTAGTTATCAGTTATGGTAGTTACTTGCTTTGCAAGTAATATAACTCTCTCTTGTATATAGTGCGGGAATTTCGGGTAATTCAATTTCGAATAATTTTCCGTAATTCCAATTCCAAATATTCCAATTAATAGTATCAGAGGCATGCATGGAACCAGGCATGATAATTTTAGTCAAAATCCTATGGCATGCGTTGACATGCGAAATTGAGCTGTGATGGAAACAAATATAGAAGGCTAAATCTGTTGTCCAACCTAGCCGAGCCTTCGGAGTAAACTTCTTCAGCTCGGGATGGAGTATGAGATGTATAATTCAGGGTTTATCTTCTCGCTCGATCCGTGGATTTCAGATCCAAAGGCTTGTTTGGGATGGAAAGTCTAACTGTATGCTCGATGGCTGCATAGTTATTTTTGTTTGTGAGAGGGTTTGGCAGTGGTGAGGAAGTGGTAGCAGCTAGGGTGGGTGGTTTGCGTTTCAGCTGAGATTGTTGTTAGCTAGTCTGTGTTGGTCAATGTGAGAAATTTGGATGGTCTGATCTTTTTGTCTGCAGCTTGCATGTGGTGGTCGTGCTAGAGATGGTCTTTTTCTCTCTAATCTCTTTGTACTTATTTGTTTAATTTAGGGCATTTTTGGATAATTGGTTTAGTTGGAGTTTTATAACACAAGTGCTTATCAAAATaaacatttattaataaaaattgcaTAAGCTAttcttctaaaaaaaatttaattattttacatGTGTCATAAATTACTCTCAGTTATGCATGAgaatttgtaaaaataatttttatttttttataaagaatacTATAAGCTCTTCTATTGGTGAATTTGCATTGTTGTTGGGTTCATAACAGTTTGCTTTGTGGTGGTTCAATCTGTTATAACCGTTTCAAAGCAGTTATTTTTACATCAACTCTTTCAAACTACTACAGACTCTCAAGAACAATTTtacatctctctctctcttaggGATTGCAGAATCAAGCAATCAGCGAAGGtactttccttttcttttcttctttatctTTCTTTTTGTTCTTTCTTCTACTCCTCTTGCTTTTTCTATTTCAATCTTGTTTTTTATTGCTTCTTGATATGTTTATGAACTTTGGAAGGGGAAGAATCCGCTGCAACTTTGTCATACTGGGAGTGATTTAGATTCATCTCATTGAAATTCTTGTGTTTGATACAAAGTTGCTATGCAATGTATTTGATTCATCTAGATTTAGATAATTTCACATGTAATGGTTATGACTTATGaccattgattcaacaaaataagTGCAATTTGTATTTCCGTCCAATCATTCTTTCTGTAATTTCTGTCTAAGTCATATCACAACTTTCCTTTTTAATAAATTTGGTGTGTGTGCAACTGAGTATACATTTCAAAACTATCTTTTTATAGTTTGACTTCTTTATGCAGAACTCGATTTTAAAATGGCAACATCTgggaaaggaaaagaaaaagattgCAATAGAGAGTCAAAGAAAAACAAAGACGTGGATCCTCAGCTATGGCATGCTTTTGCTGGAGTAATGGTTTAAATTCCACAAGTTAACTCTAACATCTTCTACTTCCCTCAAGGTCATGCCGAGCACGCATCTGAACCTGTCAATTTTCCTGCTGACTTCAAAATTCCATCCCAAATTATATGTAGAGTTGAAGCTACCCGTTACAGGGCTGATCCTGACACAGATGAGGTGTATGCAAAACTCAGGCTTGTTCCTCTTAATAATAACGAGGTTAGTAGTGATGATGACGCTGTTGGTGGCATCAATGATATGTCTGCAACTAAGAATAAATATCAATCTTATACGAAAACTTTGACACATTCTGATACAAACATTGGTTCTAAGGTATTTTTTTGTCCTAAGAGTTGTGCAGAAACAATTTTTCCCCCATTAGACTATTCAGGTACCCCTCCTTGTCAGAACATTTGTCCCACTGATGTTCATGGCAAAACGTGGGAATTCAAACATGTTTACAAGGGCTCGCCGACGCGACATCAGTTAACAATCAAATGGAGCGATTTTGTAACCGACAAGCTACTTGTTTCGGGGGATTCACTTGTGTTTTTGAGAGCTGAAAATGGTGATCTTCATATTGGAATTCGAAGGTCTAAAATACTAAACGAAAATGGATAGGGGAAAAGTGAAGGCTGAAGATGTTCTGGAAGCAGTAAGACTTGCTGTCAACATGCAACCGTTTGATGTGGTTTACTATCCTCGGGTTGGTACTCCTGAATTTTTTGTGAGAACCTCTTTAATTAGAACAGCACTTCAGACTCGGTGGTATAGTGGAATGAGGTTCCAGATGGCCAGTGAAACTGAAGACTCAACAGAGATTTATTGGCTTATGGGAACAATTACTTCTCTTCAGGCTGCTGATCCAGCATGGCCCGACTCTCTTTGGAGACTTCTGCAGGTATAGACATTCTCCTTTTGGATTCAGTTAAAAGCAAATATAATTAATTGCACTTTTAAATTTTCTTTGAGTAATCTTTTGATATAATAATACTTTTAGGTTAAATGGGATAATCCTTTTGTACTCACAAATATGAAAATGCTGAATTCGTGGCAAGTCGAAATACTATCAGACGTGCCAACTTTGCCTATTGACGGCCAATTATCAATGCCAGCTTTTCCAAACATTCAAACTCCAAATGATCCAATGATGTATTTACCAGAAACTAGTCCTGCAGGCATGCAGGCAGCCAGGCATGATCATTTTAGTCACTCCAAATCAGTTCCATTTAATCGCGATGCTACAACATCGATGACTGTCTCTAATAACCTGACATTGCAAAAGGAGAGCGCCAGTGAGAATGCTTCGTGCTTGATATCAATGTCTACACAACCGTCAGAGAAACAGGATCATGCGAAGCCAAAACAGATTGTGCTTTTAGGAAAAACAATACAAATTGACACAGGAAATGAAAATGCTGAGAAGAAAAACAATACagattgtgatttttttaattaatattttttaaaaataatgtaatattgaattaatattttcaaaatattcataATTTAGAGTAAAAGGTTTTTTAATACAATTTCATAATATATGACACATGTTCAATAACATCAAtttaaaaagtgaataaaaatttctcaaataatttaataatataagcaTGTTTACTACTATTAATTTACTATAGTATAATAGAAATTATTAATATACAAAATATCCTTCTTCTTTTGTCATCAATTCTTTACTTGTTGATGATCTAAATCTCCCATAACATCACTTGGATCTCCAATAGTCGATTTGGAAAAAGAGTTGCATCCGAATAAAAAGtagacaaatattattttatcttaCACAATTTGAAGCTAAATAGTGTTAGTAtttgatataatttttattaacgtGATACATAGTTCATTCATATAAGTATTAAAGAAATTAATAGGAAGAAATAGTTATCTTTAATCTATGTGTCTTTGGTTCTTTAAATATTGAAGGACTTGATATCAACATTTGTATGTATGGTCTTCTCAATTAGATTTACTTTAATAATAAACTCACTtacatctgatcaacaaaaacatataatatattttacatgaaaatataataattgaatatGAGATTTAATAATAAGATAAACTTACTTACAAACTTACCTTTAAAACACACTAATTTAAAAAACATTaggagaaaaacaaaaaaataacttGTTGAAGTTGTATCAGTAGCATACatgataaaaaaatcatataaagtGGTGAGTTTGTGAAATGGGTAGATGACAATGCATATGAATATGAGATTAAGTGAAATTATATATGTGTGGAGGAATGCAAAGAGACATGgcattttattagtgttttattatATTATCATTAATGTTATGACCTATCATTTTCTATTTATGATATGAGAAATTAAACTGAATATTTTGTGAGAATTAAAGTTATAAAATTTGAAACGGACAATTAAATGAAtagttaaagaaaaaaataaaatagtgaatGTCAATTAAGAGATAGAAgagatatttttttttcaaaaaatattttttatcctaTTTTTTACTCAAGAGATATTTTTTGATGGGGTATAGATGAATATAAACTTTATATTATACTATCTAAATTTAGCTATAAAAACTTTAATGTAAAAGTTTCATAAATTTATAAGAGTCCTTGTCATAATATCTTTTAATCTTAACTTTTCGCTTATATTCATtgacaaaaacaaacaacaaatggTAGAATACTTTACATAAAAAGATGCTAAAAGTTTAACCtatataaataaaagttaaaaataataagtagaaTAAATGGAATTATAAATGTGAGAAGTTACAAAAATGTAGGAAGTTTGAAACGGACAATTCAATGATAAATGTGAGAAGTTACAACAAATGGAATTAAGAAATATAGGAGATTTTtaataatcatatttttttatcctATTATTTACTTGAGAGATATTTTTTTATGGCATAtagataaatataaattttatatgataatatCAAAATTTAGCTatgaaattatattataaaaatattataaatttataaaagtcTTTGTCATAGTATATTTAAATCTTTTGTCATAGtatatttaaatcttaatttttcgCTTCTTTATTGAAAAAAGCAAAAACATGTGGTAGAATATTTTACATTAGAATGTACTAAAAAAAAGACCTctataaactaaaaaaataataataattagaagaattaattattattatattattattaatattattattgtttattttaatattattattaattgtggtATTGAATTGGAGTTGGTGTGAAGAATTAAAATAAGAGTGATAAAAATtctaaatctataatataagaaagttctATCTTTTTGAACTTTCTATGTGGTGCTGCCAAGTGGCTTAGTCTTACAGCAGAATTTGTTTCTTCTTGATGCGCCATGTGtaattttgatgattaatgaacGTATGTTGTTCCATATTCCACCATTGATGTCTCATATAATTGGCATTAAGTTCGGTTTGTCCATGCAGCTTCTATGCTTAATGAGGACTTtatatccttctttccattcagcTTCAGCATCGGTTATGGTTATGTAATGAAGAGTGGAATGAAGAGTTTGTAACTCCTACATGGTTTGGTTATTTATGGTATTGGTTGGCTACACTTTTCTGCAGTATCATACCAGTGTTCAATATGGCAAGACCATTAGCAAAAATATGTGACATCAATGACAGCAAAGAACTTTGGAAAGTTTCTGTTCGTGTGCACCACAAATGGACAGTTGTTTCGAACAAGAGGgagcattttgagatgatttttgTTGATGTATCGGTAATGAAGTGAATTGTTCGGTTGTTTTTACATATATTGTTTCTGGTTTGTTGTATGtttgattttaatgttttttccagGGTGGTGACATACATGTTGTTGTTCCTGCACCGCATGTatctcttttttttgaaaaaatggtcTTGGATCATAGTTACACTGTTTCCAATTTTAAGGTTCAGGCTAATGTTGCGGCTTTCAGACCTTCGTCTCATAAGTTTATGTTGAAGTTTACTGCTGGCACTACGGTTACGGATGATAACAACGCTGAAATACCTCCAAAGTCGTTGGTGTTTACTAAATTTACTGATATAATAAACGGCAACTTTAACAAGGATGTGCTAATAGGTAGaatattttatctctattctgtttgactggatttgtTTTTTATGTGTTGTTTCATTTTAAGGTTTTTTTGGCTGTATGTGTTTTAGATGTCATTGGTATGGTGGAAAGTATTGGGTATTCACAGACCACATCAGGTGCCCGGAAGCAGCAGATTAACATGATGCTGCGTGACGGGGGGTTTGTTTTCATATTTATTGTATAATTTATCGAACATATCTTATGTGACTATGTAGATGACATGGTTTGTATTATTTCTTCAGTGAGAATACTATCAATTGCACGCTTTGGGAATCCTATGCTGAATAATTCATGAAGTTCAAGCAGGAGCGCGGAGATGATTCTGGTCCTATTTTTGTCATGATTCAATATGCTAAAGTCAAGGAACAGGGTTAGTAATTGATCAAGTTTGGTGTTAGATATCCTTGTATTTTGATACAGATGGTTATGTAACATTCTATTTGAATAGGTAAGTTTCCACTGTCCGTGACAAACACGTTTAATGTTACCGTCCTTGGTCTGAATACTGATTTATTGCCGATGAAAGAGTTTATAGAAAGGTATGCTCCCTGGATTTGCTTTTGTGTGGTtttaatttttatgcaatgtgATTGTTACATTACTGTCTTCCTTTGCCAGTTTTCCGAAGGATTCCATGATTACGTTGTCTGGCCAGGAGGGTTCCAATTCACAGCTTTCAGCACAGAACTCTGAAAATCAACAGATGACTCCTGTACAAAAATTGCTTTCAAAGGCTGTTGTAATGCCTATTGGGGATATTATAAAACTCAGAACTGAATGTTTGGAAGTTGTTGGCCGTTTATTCTGATTTAGTATATATTTCCATTTTTCCGTTGCATTTGACTGTGTATCGTATTATCTTTTGGTTCCATAATTGCAGATTACATTTTGTGCGACTGTGGGAGAAACTAAAATGCTGGTTGCCTCTCCGTATGGCTGGTATTATCGTGGTTGTCATGCTTGCTCATGTATTGCGCGTGGTGACAGAGCTCCATTTGAGTGTGAGGCTGGACATTTCACTGAGGCAGAGATTTTTAGGTTAACATCCTTGtcacatgttttatgttatttCATTTATATGTGTGATTGTCAAGGTACTGAACATGACCTTTTTGAGTGCTCTATGTATACTGCGAATGTAGGTATAAGATTGAGATTGAGGTTACTCATGCCGGGAATAGCTGTAACTTTTTATTTTGGGACCGAGAGTGTGAGTTACTTTTGGGATTGTCTGCTTCTCAGCTGCGTCATACAATGATTAAGGTATTTCCGTTTACATACCGTTGGAAAAACATAGACAATTATGCCAGAGTTAACTGATCTTTGTCTTGCAATCTCCTACAGGCTGGCATTCATGATCCCTTGGAATTCCCACTGGCATTAGATCAGATGTTGGATTGCAAGATGGCTTTCAAAGTTAAGTGGCAACCACGTTGGAAGAATGCCTCTGTCGTTATGCTATTGAAGAATGACCCTTTTGTGAAAGAGCTTGCTGATCAGTTTGACCCAGATGAGGTATTTGAATTTAATCTTTGCATGTGTTATGCAAATTAAAATCATTGTAAACTGACTTTGCGCATATTAtgattttgtactatgttttgaATGATTTGTAGATGAAACAGCCTGCTGTCGAAGCAATGACCACTGTTCGATCCGAACCTAATTTTGTCGTCGTAAGGACGTTTACTGTACTCAAATGTACTCCACTTTTAATGTACTGTTGAATATTAATTGTGTGATGTTTTTTCACTTATGTAACAGGATCTTGATGTGAGTTCAACGCACAGCACAGATCCACTTACTCCTACTGGAAAAAGACACTTTCCAGGCGCATCAAGCGAGTCAACAACCTCGGATGCCACGTGTGATGGAGAACTTTCATCAAAcaagttaaataaaattataaaaatagagaAGATAGATTAGTAGTTCCTGCATAATTTTAAGTATGTTTGggtgtgtttttgttttatttcctttccactttatttgttttttgttttatctcACTTATGTATCATAAACAAATCAGACTTGTAAGTCTGATTCTGTTATCTTAATATAAGACTTTTCTGTTTTTCCTTAATCATCTATTCAACTGCTATGAACTTGCCTTTTTACTGAGAAGTCCACACAACTAGCATGCACCGACAAAATGCTCTGTTGAatgttataaataatcaaaattaatatAGCTGCGCATATGACATTGTATGTATTCTCTTCAAATTATTGACATTTATCTGAGCACCTGTTGCAATTGGATTGAATGGGATCACCTACTGAGTTAAATAAAGGTACACATGAGAGTTAGAAATATGTTAATGTCCATTCATGTTCTCATTAATAAGGACTGTTATAATAGGTAATATAAAGATTGTGCATAACGTTTTGAAATTATAATGACAAGACCTTCCATTTGCATTGTATAAAGTATATAGCAGATAATGCTTCACTTATTGCCTCATCCCAATCAACTTTCCAACATACCCCATTAATATTATATCTGTTTATTTCATAACAGCTGTTATCACAAGAGTAATGTGAATTCATACAGTTTTATATTGTAGATTTCATACAGTTTAATATTGTAATTGGAATTGATATTGTTACTTCCAGGAGGTAACAATATATATGTGTAATAATATTTCAGTTCAACGATGATGTTGCAGACATGTTACGACAGACAAAGCTTATAATATGGGATGAGCCACCAATGGCGCATAAGTATGCAATAGAATCGCTTACCAGAACTTTGAAAGATTTTATGAGTGCAAACAAAAATTCAACTGATGTATTTGGTGGAAAGGTTGTTGTTTTCGGTAGCGATTTCAGATAGATTTTACCTGTCGTCCCCAGAGGCAGATATTGTACACTGTGCCATAAATGCATCTTACATATGGCATTCAGTTGAGGTATTAACATTGACAAGAAACATGGCCATTCAAACTGAATAGGAGACAGTTCCCTATTATAGTTTCCTATTCTATGACCATCAACAAATCACAGGGACAGTCATTGGATAACGTTGGTTTGTACTTACCAAAAGATGTATTCACACATGGCCAGATTTATGACGCATTGTCAAGAGTAACAACAAAAAAGGGAATCAAAATACTGATacatgatgaagaaaagaaattcagggggaaaactacaaatgttgtgtataaagaggtttttaacaatgtctaagttttaaaaattaatcacgGTAAATCTGTAACagcagtaatatatattactaacagcATATTAGTAATGCAAGTAACagcagtaatatatattactaacagcATATTAGTAATGCAAGTAACAGAAGTAATATATTTATAGCATAACATCTAAATACCAAAatcatatatattaatataaaggtGGAGCTAAGTCCACCAGGGAATTACAAAATGTTTAATAGATAGATACTTATAACAAACTTTTacatcatttttcaatttttcaacatTGTTACAAGTATCTCCTTGCTGACGGGATCCTTAATGCTGAAACCCATAGAGTCTCCATCAAGCAGGCACCTTTCCTTGGCAAATTTGTACCAACCACGCCCTAAGAACATCTGACCCTTTTCGGTATGATGAACT
The Vicia villosa cultivar HV-30 ecotype Madison, WI linkage group LG6, Vvil1.0, whole genome shotgun sequence genome window above contains:
- the LOC131614486 gene encoding uncharacterized protein LOC131614486, whose translation is MARPLAKICDINDSKELWKVSVRVHHKWTVVSNKREHFEMIFVDVSGGDIHVVVPAPHVSLFFEKMVLDHSYTVSNFKVQANVAAFRPSSHKFMLKFTAGTTVTDDNNAEIPPKSLVFTKFTDIINGNFNKDVLIDVIGMVESIGYSQTTSGARKQQINMMLRDGGFVFIFIFKQERGDDSGPIFVMIQYAKVKEQGKFPLSVTNTFNVTVLGLNTDLLPMKEFIESFPKDSMITLSGQEGSNSQLSAQNSENQQMTPVQKLLSKAVVMPIGDIIKLRTECLEVITFCATVGETKMLVASPYGWYYRGCHACSCIARGDRAPFECEAGHFTEAEIFRYKIEIEVTHAGNSCNFLFWDRECELLLGLSASQLRHTMIKAGIHDPLEFPLALDQMLDCKMAFKVKWQPRWKNASVVMLLKNDPFVKELADQFDPDEMKQPAVEAMTTVRSEPNFVVVRTFTDLDFNDDVADMLRQTKLIIWDEPPMAHKYAIESLTRTLKDFMSANKNSTDVFGGKVVVFGSDFR